Proteins encoded by one window of Haematobia irritans isolate KBUSLIRL chromosome 2, ASM5000362v1, whole genome shotgun sequence:
- the LOC142226792 gene encoding odorant receptor 74a-like, protein MYYRPRLPNGKKAPLSWPLSLYRLSNNICWPVEDNASWIAYGFDRFCWFLAFAIFLITNEAEFRYLRLNFNNLDELLTGIPTYFVLIEIHLRAFTLGWDKNKLKRLLQKFYGEIYVEQSHHPQIYKYIQRQLIPILGFSFLYLCALISYLITPIIFLSTGSRELMYKMVPPMDYTPMHFYLLWLASNVWVGIIVATMMFGEANKLATMIFHLNGRYRLMKENLAAKVDQLLVEKENRDIAIRFRQILIETIDENVRLNTFAQEIQNEYSFRLFVIFAFMAASICALGFKVYTSPMTSIGYIFWAIGKVQETIAFGSMGTSIVTITDEISSMYYESKWEIVLHRSSDTKMNVNLMKLINLAIATNSKPFYLTGLNFFGISLTTAVAILQGAGSYFTCLISFR, encoded by the exons ATGTACTATCGTCCACGTTTGCCCAATGGCAAGAAGGCACCTTTATCATGGCCTTTAAGTTTATATCGTTTATCCAATAATATTTGTTGGCCCGTGGAAGATAATGCATCATGGATTGCCTATGGCTTTGATCGCTTCTGTTGGTTTTTGGCTTTTGCCATATTTCTAATAACCAATGAAGCTGAATTTCGTTATTTACgtttaaatttcaataatttggatGAATTGCTGACTGGAATACCCACATATTTTGTCTTAATCGAAATCCATTTACGGGCATTTACATTGGGCTGGGACAAGAATAAACTGAAAAGGTTGCTGCAGAAATTCTATGGTGAAATTTATGTTGAACA aTCCCATCATCCTCAgatttataaatatattcagCGTCAATTGATACCGATTTTGGGTTTTTCTTTCCTGTATTTATGTGCCCTGATCTCATACCTGATCACACCGATTATTTTCCTCTCCACAGGAAGCCGAGAATTAATGTACAAAATGGTTCCACCCATGGATTATACGCCTATGCACTTCTATTTACTGTGGTTAGCATCGAATGTTTGGGTTGGCATAATAGTGGCCACAATGATGTTTGGCGAAGCAAATAAATTGGCGACAATGATATTTCATTTGAATGGTCGTTATAGGCTAATGAAGGAAAATCTTGCAGCTAAAGTTGATCAACTTTTGGTGGAGAAAGAAAATCGAGATATTGCCATAAGATTTCGTCAAATTCTTATAGAGACTATAGATGAAAATGTGCGTTTAAATACATTCGCCCAAGAGATCCAGAATGAATATTCCTTTAGGTTATTTGTCATCTTTGCCTTTATGGCTGCATCCATATGTGCTTTGGGTTTTAAGGTTTATACT AGTCCCATGACCAGTATTGGTTATATATTTTGGGCCATTGGTAAGGTTCAGGAGACTATAGCTTTTGGAAGTATGGGTACTTCTATTGTAACCATT actGATGAGATCAGTTCGATGTATTATGAATCCAAATGGGAAATTGTTCTTCATCGATCTAGTGACACTAAAATGAATGTTAATCTCATGAAATTGATCAATTTGGCCATAGCTACCAATAGCAAACCATTTTATTTGACTGGTTTGAATTTCTTTGGAATCTCTCTAACAACAGCAGTAGCG atACTTCAAGGTGCTGGATCCTATTTCACTTGTCTAATTTCATTCCGTTGA